GAGTTATATTTAGTTACGTGTTTTACGCACTCATAAcaattaatcatatatttttggaataaaaacatttattcattcttcatattaaatgacaatatttcAAACTGTTTCATGTTTTAGTTAAAACaaggtatacttatatttatatatactagcAGACCCGCGAACTCCGTTTCGCCACCAGATTCGTTTTATGTAACATTTCGTTTGGTGATTaaaagataaagaaaaaaaattttttttgttatatatttgaaaaggaaaatatttatttcatttcacaacagtaataaattcatttcaattacctactaaaatgaagtgttatttaattgtttcattGTAGTGCTCTTTGGTAAaccacatttttgttttttggtcTGACGTTAACACAAACAAAGCGGATGGTTTCCCAACTCGTGAACACGCAACGTATAACTGTCCATGtgaaaaacaatgattttccAAATTTATCCCGCAAACACTAAGCGATTGGCCTTGCGACTTATTAATTGTCATTGCGAACGCAAGGCGAACTGGGAATTGCAATCGTTTGAAGTCAAACGGAAGATCAGTCGGAATCATTGGTATTCGaggaatacatacattttcaccTGCGTACTTTCCGTTAATAATGGTTGCCTCAATTAAATTCGGCATAAGTCTCTTTACCGAAAGTCGAGTACCGTTGCAAAGTCGCGGTGGATTCAAATTACGCAGTATCAAAATAACTGTACCAACTTTCAGTTGCAAGTTATGTGGTGGAAATCCTGGTATAATCCTGGATAATTTACTACATCATCGGGATTTGTTATTGAATCAACGGATTTGTATGTCACCAAATCGCCAGCAATTTTTGATTGAATGGTGAAATTCAGTGCGTGGACATCATTATTCTTTGCTGCAAGAATTGCTCGTTGACTTAACCAAgcataattcttataattctCACTAATGTTTgggaaaacattttcaataagaaCTAATTGAGTGTCTACAAATCGGCAAAAGTCGTTGGTAAGAGTAATTAATCCAGATGTCGCATCAACTGGGACTTTTCCATTTCCAAGATCTAACAATTGTTTGGAAAATTGTGCAGCACTTTGatcattttgaagttgaactcTCATATTAGTGGTTAGCGATAATGTTTTTACGTTATTCCATAAAGGTGATGCCTTTAGGCAAGCATTCAATTCATCTGCAGGCGTTCCACGGGGAACTACTGGCAACGTCTGCCTGAAATCGCCTGCCAACAATATCATCAAGCCGCCAAAGATGTTGTTATTTCTCCGAAGATCCTTCAGTGTGAAGTTAAGTGCTTCAAGTGATTTCTTATGTGCCATTGTGCACTCATCCCAAACAATGAGCTTGCATTGCATTAACAATTTTCCCATTGCACTGGATCGGGAAATATTGCACGTTGGAGTAtcaattgtgtttaaattgaGTGGCAACTTAAGCGCAGAATGTGCAGTACGACCGCCATCTAGAAGAGTCGCCGCAATTCCAGATGATGCTAACGCCAAAGCTATGTCACATCTTGATCGAATAGTGGCCAAAATCAATGAAATGACAAATGTTTTCCCTGTTCCTCCAGGTGCATCCAGGAAGAATAGACCACCAGTATTATTGTCCACCGCTTgcattaatgttttgtatactTGTTTTTGCTGTTCATTCAGCAACGGAACATTATTTCTAACGAATTCCTGCAATGTATCAACATTGTATTGCAGCTCTCGATTTAATTCTTGGTTGAATGCATCGTGCATCGATCGATTTGGCGCAATCATTCCTACTTCAATCAGTAGCTTGTTTGCAATAGTCAAGCATTGATCCTCAATCAGAATCAATCCTTCATTGTAGATTTCATCGGTTATTTGGATGTCAGGATTATTCGTTTGAATACGCAAGCGATGCAAGATATCTTCACATATGGCGTCTTTGTATTTGTTCCATAACTGAATTGGTTGTGAAGGAAAACATGTGGTGATGATAATTGCGAACAGCGTTCGTATTTGGTACGCATTTGATGAAACAACTGAATCTGCAAGTGTTAAATCCCAATGAGAATCGTTCTCCAGCAAACCCAATAGTTGACATGCTTCTCGATATGTTTGGCATTGGTGGCCATTCACAGTTTTCAAATGCGCAAATGATTTCGGTCCACGTACATTTACTAACAGCAGTcgcaaataaaaacattcatcgTTTCTAGGATGAACAGTGTACATACGACCTAGTGCATCAGTTGAAAACACCTGTGGCCAGTCTGGAACTGGGGTTCCTTGTTTGCGACGTTGGAATTTCTTTGTTGATTGATTCCAAGTGTAATACTTGGGCATTTCAACGTACATCAGCGTCGCTGCGAATGGATCTGCTTCACACATTGCAAAGAAGCTAGTCAATGTTGTCGATGGTGGTCTCTCTCTCAGCTCGTGTGCCGCATTAGCCTCAGTGAAGTAAACTCTTTGGCCATTTTCCAAATGCACTGCTAAATGTACAACTGTGGGATATCTTTCATGAATTTGAAATGACAATAATCGCCACAGTGCTTCATTAGTACTGACGTATCTGCCCATTTGGAAGTTGCTGATTTCGTCATTCACATTTTCCGACGCAATACCAAACACAGCCATGTCGCTGCCTTTTGTGACGTACTTGcacaaatatttgattgatttGGCCGAATGACAACTCTCAACGTTTGCATGTGTTTCGAAAATTCGTGATAGCAGCGGGCAATATGGTACAATGAATTCATTTCCGATCTCAATCTCTTGATTTTGAACTTTAACTTTGATAGTTCGACCGTTATCTTCTTTTGAACGCCGACGATAAACTGGATATCCATCGTTCCCTGTGACTGTTTCAGCAACTAACGGTCGCGGATATCGTTTTGTGCACTTTCCATCAGCCATGCAAGGCGATAATGGATTTAATGCACCGCACGGTCCATGCACCATCTGTGTCGTCACAATGTCGTGTAGACGGGGATCAGTGACTGGATCAGGAATTTCAGCTGATATGATGATGTCATCCACTTCATTTGAATGTAATTTGTTCAGCAACCAAATTAGGATATGAGCATGCGGTAGTCCACGCTTCTGCCATTCCACCGAGTACATATAACAACGTGTGTCACCAAAAACTCGATACTTAGTAAGCACATCCATCATAACCTTGAGTTTTTGCTGAAATACTCTGGCGATTATGTCATGGCGATCTTGCGGTTTTTGACCCGGTTCCAACTCGCGTTCAATTTCCGTCCACTTCGGATTGCATGTGaccgtaataaataaatccggAGTTCCATAATTTCGCACGTACGTCATAGCGTCTTGAGCGTATTCGTGCATGTGGCGTGGGCTTCCGATATAAGTTGATGGGAGAATCGTCAGTCGTCCAATATTCTGAACATCACCATCTGAATGAATAGCATCACGCAAGTGTATATAGTCCTCAGATCGTAGCTTTGGCTGATTGAATCTGATGAACGCTAAACGTTCGGTCTCGACTTTGACATACATGTCGACAGCGAATTGCTGGAATAGCCGACCGCACTTCAGAATGACATTCTCCTCATGTGTACGAATCATCATACGATACGCATAGTAATTCATTGcgcttagatttttattattcgttgATACTCCTgaaaatgcaaaattaaatgaattgttaATGGAAaccaataaaagtaataatggaaataattagTGTGTGAATATTGTACCTGTAATTGGATCGACCATCTTCAACGTGATGTCGTATCCGTCTTGCCCTTGCCAATAAATGATTGGATATTGTAACGCATCGTACAAACGATGTGTCTCGTTTACACGATGCATGATATTGCTTCTTCGCTGAACGACAATGTCTCGTGATTTAGTTGGATCGCCAACAATAATTGCAGCAACATCATTAACGGTGGGTGCATTGAATCTTCGCACATGTTCACCTGTTGGAGTACAATCCGCTCTTATGACAAATTTGTGCGTATCCGATGGCATTCGTTCCAATGCTGTTTTGAACATATTAACCACAGCATTATTAGCGTGAAAAAATGCTTGCAACTGTTCAATAATTCGTCTCTTTAACTGTTGTGCTCCCTGTATATTGCACCGCACGTTCAGCTGATCCACCATCGacgaaatgaaatatatttgcagAAATTGATGCGGTTCATCTGGTGTTGGCACCATTGAACCATGCAAATGATATATTTGACCTTGTATCTGTAATtgcaaataatcattaaaatttgttcatgAATACATTGTAAATCGTGTGATGGTGTAGTGTGTGGTGTATATGAAGTTGTTATGTGTTGCAATTATGTGTTGGTTATGTGTGTTGTATCTTTTACCTTGCAAGTCGGCATGAAGCCGCCTTCTCGAATGATATTAGCTCCAAAGGAAGTCATGCGAAAGCAGTTATTGTATTCAAGGATGTGTTGAAGAAAATGGCTGGAATCGGGATCACTTCCATCAAACATGTTTTCAGTCAGTGGCTGTGGTGGTGTAAGTAATGGATCCAGTTTGACTTTTCCACTTGCGCAGCACAATCCAACCGTTTCTCTTTTGAACTTTACCGCATTGCAATATCGGCATATAGTCGTCATTCGTCCAATATCCAAATTTTCATCATCACTGTAGTTCGCAGTGGGATCATATTGGAATGCCAAGCGATTGTATGATGCCAATGATCTTCGTGTGCTCACGCGATGTCTCAATCGGTCATTttctcttattatattttgtctttcTTCTCTTAAGTTCCTTGAATAGACTTGTTGCTGGCTTGCATGTCTTGTGCGGCGGCCGATGTTCGCACGTCGTTCTCTAGGCATTTTGGACTATGGACAGAGTGTtgaatttaacttcaaatgcaCGATCCACATAATTTACACTGagcttaaatgaaattaactgAGCAGAGAATAATGACTATCTGTCACACACTTTATCACGCACCGTTGCTATTGGTTTGAAGTACATGCTATGTATAATAGATGGCGCTGTATGTGAAAAACGATTTCCCCACTTTTCTGTTGAATTTTTCCTGAATTTTCCAGAATTTTCTTTGCTATAAACCTCACGGAGCCCAAGACCTTTCCAACGAATGCAAAACCGTGGAAATCGGTTCGTGCGTTCTGGAGTTATAGCGTCAGGGAGGAAAACcggacttatttttatataatagatgactcataatatatgagtttaacatttataaaaaaattaaaaaataaatattaaaaaatcattaaattaaaaaatcgatCCAtgtgtaacatttttattttttaaggtgACTatcacaatttaatataagctaattaaatattagaacaTGCTTACCTTTCCtggtttattctttttaacgGGCGATGGTGTTGGTAAAGCTGATGTGCTTGGTTCATCTTCATCGGAAAAGTgcataattatcaataattaaaaaaaatggcgCACGGCGGAGTAAAATTGCAGGTGTgtattacgagtatatacaACAAGAGCGTAGTGCGTGGTTGCGATATCACGTGGCAGTCGTGTCAATCGCTGTAAATGCTAAGCGCTACGTATGTGAGTCGTTGCCGACCGCCGGGCCGAACAGTTGACGATCGTAACCGAACGGGAGAAAATGGTGGGGGATGCGCAGCGACGGACGAAAAAACGAGTACAGTCTCTCGTGGAACAGAGTAtacttaagtttataattttaatacctagaAGGCACTTACTATATAGGTGCAATGGTATGTTTACGGGAGGTGATCCGAAAGATATATCATGTTTTAGATCCATACtttgattttgaatgaaatttatttaatattattatttgtatattgtccGGACCACCTTCTTctgttttaatagtattatagccCATAGTAGTGGAGCAtgcttaattgtaaatatcacTTTGCGTGGTATTTAAAGCTTGATAATACtacacaaacaaaattaataaattataatttggtctccatattatgttttttttttaattatttttttcatcataaatCTACTCATGTCccatattgataaattatttataattatttataatttataattatagtttttcacaaaatatcataagtttatgcttcaataattttcaaatgctaAACTGAATATTATGCTCTGTAAAACAATTTGTGAATCTATGTTTTTAGAAACGTCACgagtcatatattttttgaaattgagaTGTCagtaaaaacgtataatattatagtcatatcaTGTGTTTTTGAGTGAAAAAACCCGTCAAAAAATAgttgttgtattattagtaagtgtatgatatattttaataaatactttttcttaaattaatttattttcaaaaatatttatattatacagtttttatcaattatccaaaagttttaaataattgactcaTGACGTTTTTGCAATCATCggattcgtatatatatattatatatatattatattagtacctatgtcAAGAATTTCCTCATGtatgagaataatttttttcgtttatcaagttgtgtagtgtgtatttacattgtacattttatgaatacagcaattaactaaaattaatcgcTGAAGAAAAGtccgttttaaaaaaagtttgacaaAAAGTCCGGATTCAGTTTTTATAGTCGGACAAAAATTCTTAGCACATTATTTAGTTTCTAACAAAAACtcggaaaatacaaaaaattctttataactaatatttttttttctattttcttattatgtcAAAGTCGAGACCGAACGTTTAGCGTTCATCAGATTGCAATGTGTGAAGCAGATCCATTCGCAGCGACGCTGATGTACGTTGAAATGCCCAAGTATTACACTTGGAATCAATCAACAAAGAAATTCCAACGTCGCAAACAAGGAACCCCAGTTCCAGACCGGTCACAGGTGTTTTCAACTGATGCACTAGGTCGTATGTACACTGTTCATCCTAGAAAcgatgaatgtttttatttgcgACTGCTGTTAGTAAATGTACGTGGACCGAAATCATTTGCGCATTTGAAAACTGTGAATGGCCACCAATGCCAAACATATCGAGAAGCATGTCAACTATTGGGTTTGCTGGAGAACGATTCTCATTGGGATTTAACACTTGCAGATTCAGTTGTTTCATCAAATGCGTACCAAATACGAACGCTGTTCGCAATTATCATCACCACATGTTTTCCTTCACAACCAATTCAGTTATGGAACAAATACAAAGACGCCATATGTGAAGATATCTTGCATCGCTTGCGTATTCAAACGAATAATCCTGACATCCAAATAACCGATGAAATCTACAATGAAGGATTGATTCTGATTGAGGATCAATGCTTGACTATTGCAAACAAGCTACTGATTGAAGTAGGAATGATTGCGCCAAATCGATCGATGCACGATGCATTCAACCAAGAATTAAATCGAGAGCTGCAATACAATGTTGATACATTGCAGGAATTCGTTAGAAATAATGTTCCGTTGCTGAATGAACAGCAAAAACAagtatacaaaacattaatgcAAGCGGTGGACAATAATACTGGTGGTCTATTCTTCCTGGATGCACCTGGAGGAACAGGGAAAACATTTGTCATTTCATGATTTTGGCCACTATTCGATCAAGATGTGACATAGCTTTGGCGTTAGCATCATCTGGAATTGCGGCGACTCTTCTAGATGGCGGTCGTACTGTACATTCTGCGCTTAAGTTGCCACTCAATTTAAACACAATGATACTCCAACGTGCAATATTTCCCGATCCAGTGCAATGGGAAAATTGTTAATGCAATGCAAGCTCATTGTTTGGGATGAGTGCACAATGGCACATAAGAAATCACTTGAAGCACTTAACTTCACACTGAAGGATCTTCGGAGAAATAACAACATCTTTGGCGGCTTGATGATATTGTTGGCAGGCGATTTCAGGCAGACGTTGCCAGTAGTTCCCCGTGGAACGCCTGCAGATGAATTGAATGCTTGCCTAAAGGCATCACCTTTATGGAATAACGTAAAAACATTATCGCTAACCACTAATATGAgagttcaacttcaaaatgatCAAAGTGCTGCACAATTTTCCAAACAATTGTTAGATCTTGGAAATGGAAAAGTCCCAGTTGATGCGACATCTGGATTAATTACTCTTACCAACGACTTTTGCCGATTCGTAGACACTCAATTAGttcttattgaaaatgttttcccAAACATTAGTGagaattataagaattatgcTTGGTTACGTCAACGAGCAATTCTTGCAGCAAAGAATAATGATGTCCACGCACTGAATTTCACCATTCAATCAAAAATTGCTGGCGATTTGGTGACATACAAATCCGTTGATTCAATAACAAATCCGATGATGTAGTAAATTATCCAACGGAGTTTTTGAACTCTCTGGAGATACCAGGATTTCCACCACATAACTTGCAACTGAAAGTTGGTACAGTTATTTTGATACTGCGTAATTTGAATCCACCGCGACTTTGCAACGGTACTCGACTTTCGGTAAAGAGACTTATGCCGAATTTAATTGAGGCAACCATTATTAACGGAAAGTACGCAggtgaaaatgtatgtattcctCGAATACCAATGATTCCGACTGATCTTCCGTTTGACTTCAAACGATTGCAATTCCCAGTTCGCCTTGCGTTCGCAATGACAATTAATAAGTCGCAAGGCCAATCGCTTAGTGTTTGCGGGATAAATTTggaaaatcattgtttttcaCATGGACAGTTATACGTTGCGTGTTCACGAGTTGGGAAACCATCCGCTTTGTTTGTGTTAACGTCAgaccaaaaaacaaaaaatgtttggttTACCAAAGAGCACTAcaatgaaacaataaataacacttcattttagtaggtaattgaaatgaatttattactgttgtgaaatgaaataaatattttccttttcaaatatataacaaaaaaaattttttttctttatcttttAATCACCAAACGAAATGTTACATAAAACGAATCTGGTGGCGAAACGGAGTTCGCCGGGTCTGctagtgttattatataaaaattgtatagttggTCAATTTACtccaatatcaaaattaacagCCCACAATTGAAACTAGTGAACGAAATTTTGGTACATCGGGcgtgtgtaagacggagacaacaaatGTATGGATAGCAtcctcttaaaaaaataactaatttatttaataaaggaaaatgaataaattaggaatttagtatgtatttgaatattaattgtaaatgtcAAATATGTTAAGGTTGTGTCCTTACactctatcatattataatagcggtGCTACTAAAATTcaggtgtttttattatatattctttttggtaacattaataattttgttttagatcatttttttcttgattcaTTTACTGGATTTCTGTGATTGTGACTTGTGTTAaggtaattttcaaattaattattttataatattatatactctaatTATCAgccaattttgtatttttttttt
This genomic stretch from Aphis gossypii isolate Hap1 unplaced genomic scaffold, ASM2018417v2 Contig01057, whole genome shotgun sequence harbors:
- the LOC126555750 gene encoding uncharacterized protein LOC126555750, producing the protein MHFSDEDEPSTSALPTPSPVKKNKPGKSKMPRERRANIGRRTRHASQQQVYSRNLREERQNIIRENDRLRHRVSTRRSLASYNRLAFQYDPTANYSDDENLDIGRMTTICRYCNAVKFKRETVGLCCASGKVKLDPLLTPPQPLTENMFDGSDPDSSHFLQHILEYNNCFRMTSFGANIIREGGFMPTCKIQGQIYHLHGSMVPTPDEPHQFLQIYFISSMVDQLNVRCNIQGAQQLKRRIIEQLQAFFHANNAVVNMFKTALERMPSDTHKFVIRADCTPTGEHVRRFNAPTVNDVAAIIVGDPTKSRDIVVQRRSNIMHRVNETHRLYDALQYPIIYWQGQDGYDITLKMVDPITGVSTNNKNLSAMNYYAYRMMIRTHEENVILKCGRLFQQFAVDMYVKVETERLAFIRFNQPKLRSEDYIHLRDAIHSDGDVQNIGRLTILPSTYIGSPRHMHEYAQDAMTYVRNYGTPDLFITVTCNPKWTEIERELEPGQKPQDRHDIIARVFQQKLKVMMDVLTKYRVFGDTRCYMYSVEWQKRGLPHAHILIWLLNKLHSNEVDDIIISAEIPDPVTDPRLHDIVTTQMVHGPCGALNPLSPCMADGKCTKRYPRPLVAETVTGNDGYPVYRRRSKEDNGRTIKVKVQNQEIEIGNEFIVPYCPLLSRIFETHANVESCHSAKSIKYLCKYVTKGSDMAVFGIASENVNDEISNFQMGRYVSTNEALWRLLSFQIHERYPTVVHLAVHLENGQRVYFTEANAAHELRERPPSTTLTSFFAMCEADPFAATLMYVEMPKYYTWNQSTKKFQRRKQGTPVPDWPQVFSTDALGRMYTVHPRNDECFYLRLLLVNVRGPKSFAHLKTVNGHQCQTYREACQLLGLLENDSHWDLTLADSVVSSNAYQIRTLFAIIITTCFPSQPIQLWNKYKDAICEDILHRLRIQTNNPDIQITDEIYNEGLILIEDQCLTIANKLLIEVGMIAPNRSMHDAFNQELNRELQYNVDTLQEFVRNNVPLLNEQQKQVYKTLMQAVDNNTGGLFFLDAPGGTGKTFVISLILATIRSRCDIALALASSGIAATLLDGGRTAHSALKLPLNLNTIDTPTCNISRSSAMGKLLMQCKLIVWDECTMAHKKSLEALNFTLKDLRRNNNIFGGLMILLAGDFRQTLPVVPRGTPADELNACLKASPLWNNVKTLSLTTNMRVQLQNDQSAAQFSKQLLDLGNGKVPVDATSGLITLTNDFCRFVDTQLVLIENVFPNISENYKNYAWLSQRAILAAKNNDVHALNFTIQSKIAGDLVTYKSVDSITNPDDVVNYPGLYQDFHHITCN
- the LOC126555747 gene encoding uncharacterized protein LOC126555747 — translated: MGKLLMQCKLIVWDECTMAHKKSLEALNFTLKDLRRNNNIFGGLMILLAGDFRQTLPVVPRGTPADELNACLKASPLWNNVKTLSLTTNMRVQLQNDQSAAQFSKQLLDLGNGKVPVDATSGLITLTNDFCRFVDTQLVLIENVFPNISENYKNYAWLRQRAILAAKNNDVHALNFTIQSKIAGDLVTYKSVDSITNPMM